From a region of the Leptospira venezuelensis genome:
- a CDS encoding GNAT family N-acetyltransferase yields MAFTIRKLSSNETPPMDLLLLADPNEKIIRSYWDRANCYVLESGNSEILGVYVLLTTRPGTSEIINVAVKEGEQGKGFGKKLVLHAISQAREDGFHTLEIGTGNAGIGQLGLYQKCGFRITGIDFDFFTKNYPEPIYENGIHCRDMIRMSLDL; encoded by the coding sequence ATGGCCTTTACGATCAGAAAACTTTCTTCTAATGAAACTCCGCCTATGGATCTTCTACTTCTCGCGGACCCGAATGAAAAAATAATACGGTCATACTGGGATAGAGCTAACTGCTATGTACTGGAGTCTGGAAATTCGGAAATTTTAGGAGTTTATGTACTTTTGACGACTCGTCCTGGAACTTCCGAGATCATTAATGTAGCAGTGAAAGAAGGAGAGCAGGGCAAGGGATTTGGAAAAAAATTGGTGCTTCATGCGATTTCCCAGGCAAGAGAAGACGGTTTTCATACCCTTGAAATAGGGACGGGCAATGCCGGGATTGGCCAGTTGGGTTTATATCAAAAATGCGGGTTTAGAATCACTGGGATTGATTTCGATTTTTTTACCAAAAATTATCCGGAACCGATCTATGAGAATGGAATCCACTGCCGGGATATGATCCGAATGAGTCTGGATCTTTAA
- a CDS encoding PdxA family dehydrogenase, producing the protein MIPILITEGDPCGIGPEILQISREKINTFSQQRQILLISSNSSLSYPGWQEIKDPFSLTSPGLYLWRINSLSPSEQNSLVIGKPGPISGKAAFASLEEAVRIQKKIGGNLITLPLSKEWVIKSGVKKFTGHTEYLAEVYKKKTYMLMAGKELNVLPLTTHVPLKKVPSYLKKIHLSSFISAIRSAPISKGKIAFLGLNPHAGEGGKVGDEEKKILMPMISKMRKAGLDVTDPISADGAFSETSRAKYSLFLACYHDQGLIPFKMWEGKFGVNVTLGLDFIRVSPDHGTAFDIAGLGKADPESFLQCLEWVSGQVSAENDLRRSN; encoded by the coding sequence TTGATTCCCATCCTTATCACAGAGGGAGATCCTTGTGGAATCGGGCCGGAAATTCTTCAAATTTCTAGGGAGAAGATAAACACCTTCTCCCAACAAAGACAAATCCTACTTATTAGTTCTAATTCTTCTCTTTCTTATCCTGGTTGGCAGGAAATCAAAGATCCATTTTCACTCACTTCTCCCGGACTTTATCTTTGGAGAATAAATTCACTTTCCCCTTCTGAACAAAACTCTTTAGTAATTGGTAAACCTGGCCCGATATCCGGAAAAGCTGCGTTTGCAAGTTTAGAAGAAGCGGTCCGCATCCAAAAAAAAATCGGCGGTAACTTGATTACACTTCCATTAAGTAAAGAATGGGTGATCAAATCTGGAGTGAAAAAATTCACAGGTCATACGGAATATTTAGCAGAAGTGTATAAGAAAAAAACTTATATGCTTATGGCGGGAAAAGAACTGAATGTTCTTCCTTTAACCACTCATGTTCCATTAAAGAAGGTACCTTCTTATTTAAAAAAAATCCACCTATCTAGTTTCATTTCCGCCATTCGTTCCGCTCCTATCTCTAAGGGAAAAATTGCATTCTTAGGCCTAAATCCTCATGCGGGAGAAGGTGGAAAGGTTGGGGACGAAGAGAAGAAGATACTAATGCCAATGATTTCTAAGATGAGAAAGGCCGGATTGGATGTTACGGATCCAATCTCCGCAGACGGGGCGTTTAGCGAAACTTCCAGGGCAAAATATTCTCTGTTTTTGGCATGTTATCATGACCAAGGGCTTATCCCATTCAAGATGTGGGAGGGAAAATTTGGAGTGAATGTAACTTTGGGACTGGATTTTATCCGGGTTTCTCCGGATCATGGGACTGCTTTTGATATTGCAGGTCTCGGAAAAGCAGATCCGGAGAGTTTTCTGCAATGTTTAGAGTGGGTGTCAGGCCAAGTTTCTGCCGAAAATGATCTTAGGAGATCTAATTGA
- a CDS encoding bactofilin family protein, translated as MALVKNSSEVTNSTIGENSYFNGKFFINGSLKIDGKFEGKSLQAEQLYIGASGKVRTNITAASVIVEGIVIGNITARNRVMLLPTSRILGDIRTPELIIQNGVVLEGRCIISSDLKHSNKDHIELEYAKDSLTLERLFGKQTAAKEA; from the coding sequence ATGGCACTTGTTAAGAACTCCTCCGAAGTTACAAACTCCACAATCGGCGAAAATTCCTACTTTAACGGAAAATTCTTCATCAATGGATCCTTAAAGATTGATGGAAAGTTCGAAGGAAAATCTCTCCAAGCGGAACAATTGTATATCGGAGCTTCCGGTAAAGTTCGCACAAACATCACTGCTGCCAGCGTAATTGTAGAAGGTATCGTAATTGGAAATATTACTGCTCGTAACAGAGTGATGCTTCTTCCTACCTCCAGAATTTTGGGAGATATCCGCACACCTGAATTGATCATCCAAAACGGAGTGGTACTCGAAGGACGTTGTATCATTTCCAGCGACCTGAAACATTCCAATAAAGATCATATCGAATTGGAATATGCTAAGGACTCTTTGACATTAGAAAGACTTTTTGGTAAACAAACAGCAGCTAAGGAAGCTTAA